The following coding sequences lie in one Panicum virgatum strain AP13 chromosome 6N, P.virgatum_v5, whole genome shotgun sequence genomic window:
- the LOC120677853 gene encoding uncharacterized protein LOC120677853, translating into MNRARTNLATPAPVAAPSKGKSAVAQNPRGHYAATNAPSETPYKGKSAAAHAAAVGPHPPTTTPLAATPLRPPPPSSASVGSSRATPLPETVALVDDIAVEYVTDLNLEKYSDFIVCQAACRI; encoded by the exons ATGAACAGGGCGAGAACGAACCTCGCCACGCCTGCCCCCGTGGCGGCCCCGTCCAAGGGCAAGTCAGCAGTGGCGCAGAACCCTAGGGGCCACTATGCTGCAACCAACGCCCCGTCGGAGACGCCGTACAAGGGCAAGTCGGCAGCGGCGCACGCCGCGGCCGTGGGCCCTCATCCTCCCACCACAACTCCCCTGGCGGCGACGCCGTTGCGTCCGCCACCACCCTCGAGCGCAAGCGTCGGGTCTTCCAGAGCAACC CCACTTCCAGAAACTGTTGCACTTGTGGATGACATTGCTGTGGAATATGTCACTGATCTG AATCTAGAGAAATACAGTGACTTCATAGTCTGCCAAGCTGCCTGCAGGATCTAG
- the LOC120677763 gene encoding trimethyltridecatetraene synthase-like, whose translation MEMEVPPPWLSSLAVLLATALFLAAVLRRRGARNKHYNLPPGPRPRPVIGNLNLIGPLPHRSIRELSARYGPLMSLRFGSFPVVVGSSVDAAEFFLKTHDLAFLDRPRMACGKYTVYNYSGMLWSHYGAYWRQLRKLWLTELLSARQLRRTEHVRAEEVRAMLRDIRAGAGAAVAVKEHLLMVTINVVSRMVLGRKYVGEGAGAAAAVATPEEFRWMIEEIFFLNGALHIGDLVPWLGWFDPNGYVARMKRLGKMFDRFVEHVLREHEDRRRREGPAFVPTDMVDQLLELAGDPSLDVPIDRDGVKASILELITGGTDTSSVTVEWAMSELLRKPEVLAKVTEELDRVVGRGRLVGEGDIPSLPYLDAVVKETMRLHPVAPLLIPRVSREDTAVAGYDIPRGTRVLVNVWAIGRDPAVWGDAAEEFRPERFVGGEEAADVKGQDLRLLPFGSGRRMCPAHGLGLRMVQLVLANLVHGFAWRLPDGVPPEKLSMEEKFGISVSRMDQLKALPEPKLPGHLY comes from the exons atggagatggaGGTACCACCACCATGGCTGTCCTCCCTCGCGGTCCTGCTGGCCACCGCCCTCTTCCTCGCTGCCGTcctccgccggcgaggagcgcgCAACAAGCACTACAACCTCCCGCCGGGCCCTCGGCCGCGGCCGGTGATCGGCAACCTGAACCTGATCGGCCCGCTGCCGCACCGCTCCATCCGCGAGCTCTCGGCGCGGTACGGCCCGCTCATGTCGCTCCGCTTCGGCTCCTTCCCCGTCGTCGTCGGCTCGTCCGTCGACGCCGCCGAGTTCTTCCTCAAGACCCACGACCTGGCGTTCCTCGACCGGCCCCGCATGGCGTGCGGCAAGTACACCGTCTACAACTACTCCGGCATGCTCTGGTCGCACTACGGCGCGTACTGGCGCCAGCTCCGCAAGCTGTGGCTGACGGAGCTCCTCAGCGCCAGGCAGCTCCGGCGGACGGAGCACGTCCGCGCCGAGGAGGTGCGCGCCATGCTGCGCGAcatccgcgccggcgccggcgcggcggtggcggtcaaGGAGCACCTGCTCATGGTGACGATCAACGTCGTGTCGCGCATGGTGCTGGGCAGGAAGTACGTCGGCGAgggcgcaggcgcggcggcggcggtggcgacgccgGAGGAGTTCCGGTGGATGATCGAGGAGATCTTCTTCCTCAACGGCGCGCTCCACATCGGGGACCTGGTCCCGTGGCTCGGCTGGTTCGACCCCAACGGGTACGTCGCCCGGATGAAGCGGCTGGGCAAGATGTTCGACCGGTTCGTCGAGCACGTGCTGCGCGAGCACGAggaccgccgccggcgggagggCCCCGCGTTCGTGCCCACCGACATGGTCGACCAGctgctggagctcgccggcgaccccagCCTCGACGTCCCCATCGACCGCGACGGCGTCAAGGCGTCCATTCTG GAGCTCATCACCGGCGGCACGGACACCTCGTCGGTGACGGTGGAGTGGGCCATGTCGGAGCTGCTGCGGAAGCCCGAGGTCCTCGCCAAGGTGACCGAGGAGCTGGACCGCGTggtcggccgcggccgcctggtTGGCGAGGGGGACATCCCGAGCCTCCCCTACCTGGACGCCGTCGTGAAGGAGACGATGCGGCTGCACCCGGTGGCGCCGCTCCTGATACCGCGGGTGTCGCGCGAGGACACGGCGGTGGCCGGCTACGACATCCCCAGGGGCACGCGCGTTCTCGTCAACGTCTGGGCCATCGGCCGCGACCCGGCGGTGTGGGGGGACGCGGCGGAGGAGTTCCGGCCGGAGCggttcgtcggcggcgaggaggcggcggacgtGAAGGGGCAGGACCTGCGGCTGCTGCCGTTCGGGTCCGGCCGCCGGATGTGCCCCGCCCACGGGCTCGGGCTCAGGATGGTGCAGCTGGTCCTCGCGAACCTGGTGCACGGCTTCGCGTGGAGGCTCCCCGACGGCGTGCCGCCGGAGAAGCTGAGCATGGAGGAGAAGTTCGGTATATCCGTGTCACGCATGGACCAGCTCAAGGCCCTCCCTGAGCCCAAGCTCCCGGGTCACCTCTACTAG